A region from the Polyangiaceae bacterium genome encodes:
- a CDS encoding YdcH family protein, protein MSEPMADDRLNALEQEHQTLKEAVRRLERRAHLTAPEQREIAELKKQKLATKDQIAAIKR, encoded by the coding sequence ATGAGTGAGCCCATGGCGGACGATCGTCTGAACGCGTTGGAGCAGGAACACCAAACTCTGAAGGAGGCCGTTCGGAGACTCGAACGACGCGCTCATTTGACGGCGCCCGAGCAGCGAGAAATAGCCGAGCTCAAGAAACAGAAGTTGGCGACCAAGGATCAGATCGCCGCCATCAAACGCTGA